In a genomic window of Streptomyces roseoviridis:
- a CDS encoding branched-chain amino acid ABC transporter substrate-binding protein — MRHRSLLILTSVLTTGALTLTACGSRDEGKGGGDNAGGTTTVVIGVDAPLTGSLSALGQGIKNSVDLAVKTANKDKVVPGVTFKIEALDDQAVPASGQANATKLVGNKDVLGVVGPLNSGVSQQMQGVFAAANLAQVSPANTNPSLSQGDNWGKGEFKRPFKTYFRTAATDVVQGKFAAQYLFRDAGKKKVFVVDDKQTYGAGLAAIFSAEFKRLGGQVVGTDHVTVKETDFSSTADKVKASGADSVYFGGQYPEGGLLSDQIKKTGAKIPVMGGDGIYDPAFISASAEANDGDLATSIGYPVEKLDTAKKFIADYNAAGYKDPYAAYGGYSYDAGWAIIQAVKAVVDANGGKLPSDARAKVTEALGKVSFDGVTGKVSFDEYGDTTNKQLTVYKVQGGKWIDVKSDTFNQ, encoded by the coding sequence GTGCGACACCGTTCTTTGCTCATCCTGACCAGCGTCCTCACCACAGGAGCGCTCACCCTCACCGCCTGCGGTTCGCGTGACGAGGGCAAGGGTGGCGGCGACAACGCCGGCGGCACCACGACCGTGGTGATCGGTGTGGACGCCCCTCTCACCGGTTCGCTTTCCGCTCTGGGCCAGGGCATCAAGAACTCCGTGGACCTCGCGGTCAAGACCGCCAACAAGGACAAGGTCGTCCCCGGCGTCACCTTCAAGATCGAGGCCCTGGACGACCAGGCCGTCCCCGCCTCCGGCCAGGCCAACGCCACCAAACTGGTCGGCAACAAGGACGTCCTCGGCGTCGTCGGCCCCCTGAACTCCGGCGTCTCCCAGCAGATGCAGGGCGTCTTCGCCGCCGCCAACCTGGCGCAGGTCTCCCCCGCCAACACCAACCCCTCCCTCTCCCAGGGCGACAACTGGGGCAAGGGCGAGTTCAAGCGCCCCTTCAAGACCTACTTCCGCACCGCCGCCACCGACGTGGTCCAGGGCAAGTTCGCCGCCCAGTACCTCTTCCGCGACGCCGGCAAGAAGAAGGTCTTCGTCGTCGACGACAAGCAGACCTACGGCGCCGGCCTCGCCGCGATCTTCTCCGCCGAGTTCAAGCGCCTCGGCGGCCAGGTCGTCGGCACCGACCACGTCACCGTGAAGGAGACCGACTTCTCCTCCACCGCCGACAAGGTCAAGGCCTCCGGCGCCGACTCCGTCTACTTCGGCGGCCAGTACCCCGAGGGCGGCCTGCTCTCCGACCAGATCAAGAAGACCGGCGCCAAGATCCCCGTCATGGGCGGCGACGGCATCTACGACCCCGCCTTCATCAGCGCCTCCGCCGAGGCCAACGACGGTGACCTCGCCACCTCGATCGGCTACCCGGTCGAGAAGCTCGACACCGCCAAGAAGTTCATCGCCGACTACAACGCGGCCGGCTACAAGGACCCCTACGCGGCCTACGGCGGCTACTCCTACGACGCCGGCTGGGCGATCATCCAGGCCGTCAAGGCCGTCGTCGACGCCAACGGCGGCAAGCTGCCCTCCGACGCCCGCGCCAAGGTCACCGAGGCCCTGGGCAAGGTCTCCTTCGACGGTGTGACCGGCAAGGTCTCCTTCGACGAGTACGGCGACACCACCAACAAGCAGCTCACGGTCTACAAGGTCCAGGGCGGCAAGTGGATCGACGTCAAGAGCGACACCTTCAACCAGTAA